The following proteins come from a genomic window of Proteiniphilum propionicum:
- a CDS encoding helix-turn-helix domain-containing protein, which produces MEKIILTTPEELRSLVKEAVHGLLPPPAAQKTDSDVVNLVEVLAFLKENGYSTSRGKMYKLTSAGDIPHRIYNGKLVFSRKELLAWAENKTRDRHNYSEITRTVARSSRRKMK; this is translated from the coding sequence ATGGAAAAAATTATTCTTACTACACCCGAAGAACTACGGTCTTTAGTGAAAGAAGCCGTACACGGGTTACTGCCCCCACCGGCAGCACAAAAAACGGACTCTGATGTTGTCAACCTTGTGGAAGTACTCGCTTTCCTTAAAGAAAACGGTTATTCCACATCCAGAGGGAAAATGTACAAGCTCACTTCCGCAGGGGATATCCCCCACCGGATTTATAACGGCAAACTTGTCTTTTCACGGAAAGAATTACTGGCATGGGCGGAGAACAAGACACGTGACCGCCATAACTATAGTGAAATCACCCGCACCGTTGCCCGCAGCTCACGCAGGAAAATGAAATAA
- a CDS encoding endonuclease MutS2, whose amino-acid sequence MIYPDNFEQKIEFNRVRQLLSERCLSQLGKEKVEEMHFSASYNEITTHLSQTEEFVRIRKEEDSFPDGHFYDMRPVLKRIRIEGAWIDQGALFELRRSLQTINGIVAFLHRDDDKTPKYPNLLALTETLITYPEITKRIDIILDDLGQVRDNASPQLSNIRRELSSTMNGISKSLNTIMRKAQAEGFVDKDVSPSMRDGRLVIPVNPSYKRKIKGIVHDESASGKTVFIEPSEVVEANNRIRELEADERREIIKILTIFSSWLRPFLPDLLESYEFLAKIDFIQAKASFAMLTGGIKPSVDNVQQIDWVEAVHPLLFLALKKQNRKIVPLDITLDNKNRILVISGPNAGGKSVCLKTVGLLQYMVQCGLLIPLKENSRVGLFHDIFIDIGDEQSIENDLSTYSSHLMNMKFFGKNCNGNSLLLIDEFGSGTEPQIGAAIAEALLDRFNSQKSFGVITTHYQNLKHFANEHEGVVNGAMLYDRHEMQPLFRLSIGNPGSSFAVEIARKIGLPEDVIIRASEIVGNDYINMDKYLQDISRDRRYWERKRDEIRRERKHLEELTSKFETRLEEIDKQKKEIILQAKQQAEKLIQESNARIESTIRQIKESQADKEKTKQARQSLREFKDKIEPDGASEVKARGRRKRKQKTLPADAAQQVKKPEVGDTVRFKGQASVGEVLDISGKRATVAFGMIKSTVDLDKLEQVSANQLKKEKRTSNTRDFMHERRLNFKQDIDVRGMRGDEALQAVIYFIDDAIQLGVSRVRILHGTGTGALRQIIREYLGSVNGVAHYQDEHVQFGGAGITVVDLE is encoded by the coding sequence GTGATTTATCCCGATAATTTTGAGCAGAAGATAGAGTTTAACAGAGTACGCCAACTTCTTTCGGAGCGATGTCTGAGCCAGCTGGGAAAAGAGAAGGTGGAAGAGATGCACTTTTCTGCCTCCTACAACGAGATAACGACTCATCTCTCCCAGACCGAAGAGTTTGTTAGAATAAGGAAAGAGGAGGATTCTTTTCCCGACGGCCATTTTTATGATATGCGGCCGGTACTGAAACGTATACGTATAGAAGGGGCATGGATAGACCAGGGTGCTCTGTTTGAATTACGCCGTTCACTGCAGACCATTAACGGGATTGTGGCATTTCTGCATCGTGACGATGACAAAACACCCAAATACCCTAATCTGCTTGCTCTTACAGAAACATTGATCACCTATCCGGAGATCACCAAAAGAATAGACATAATACTCGATGATCTTGGCCAGGTGAGGGACAATGCATCGCCCCAATTGTCGAATATCCGTCGCGAACTGAGCTCTACTATGAATGGTATTTCAAAAAGCCTGAACACTATCATGCGTAAGGCACAGGCTGAAGGATTTGTAGATAAGGATGTTTCGCCGAGCATGCGTGACGGACGGCTGGTGATCCCTGTTAATCCTTCTTACAAGCGTAAGATAAAGGGAATCGTACACGACGAATCCGCATCAGGGAAAACAGTCTTCATTGAGCCATCGGAGGTGGTGGAGGCCAACAACCGCATCCGTGAACTGGAGGCGGATGAGCGCCGGGAGATCATTAAAATACTGACAATATTCAGCAGCTGGCTAAGGCCTTTTCTGCCGGATCTGCTGGAGTCGTATGAGTTTCTGGCTAAAATAGATTTTATTCAGGCAAAAGCATCTTTTGCGATGCTTACAGGCGGAATCAAGCCTTCCGTGGACAACGTGCAGCAGATAGATTGGGTGGAGGCGGTACACCCTTTGCTCTTCCTTGCCCTTAAAAAACAGAACAGAAAGATTGTACCACTTGACATCACACTTGATAACAAGAACAGGATACTTGTGATCTCCGGTCCCAATGCCGGAGGTAAATCAGTATGCCTGAAAACAGTAGGTCTATTGCAATACATGGTGCAGTGCGGGCTGCTGATACCACTGAAAGAGAACTCGAGAGTGGGCTTGTTCCACGATATTTTTATCGATATTGGTGATGAGCAGTCTATAGAGAACGATCTTTCTACATACAGTTCACATTTGATGAACATGAAGTTTTTCGGAAAGAACTGCAACGGCAATTCGCTGCTGTTGATCGATGAATTTGGAAGCGGTACCGAACCGCAGATTGGAGCAGCTATTGCGGAGGCGTTGCTCGACAGGTTCAATAGTCAGAAATCGTTTGGAGTTATCACTACCCACTACCAGAACCTGAAGCATTTTGCCAATGAGCATGAGGGAGTGGTTAACGGAGCCATGCTTTATGACCGGCATGAGATGCAACCCCTTTTCAGGTTATCAATTGGTAATCCGGGGAGCTCGTTCGCCGTGGAGATAGCCCGTAAAATTGGCCTTCCCGAAGATGTGATTATCAGGGCATCGGAGATAGTGGGCAACGATTACATCAATATGGACAAATATCTGCAGGATATTTCACGCGACCGGCGCTACTGGGAGCGCAAAAGAGACGAGATACGCCGTGAAAGGAAGCATCTGGAAGAGCTGACATCGAAATTTGAAACCAGACTCGAAGAGATAGATAAACAGAAAAAGGAGATAATCCTGCAAGCAAAACAACAGGCTGAAAAGCTTATCCAGGAAAGCAATGCCCGTATAGAGAGTACTATCAGGCAGATTAAAGAGTCGCAGGCTGATAAAGAAAAAACAAAACAGGCACGACAATCGCTTCGTGAATTCAAGGATAAAATTGAACCTGATGGAGCTTCAGAAGTAAAAGCCCGTGGAAGGCGGAAAAGGAAGCAAAAGACACTTCCAGCAGATGCTGCACAACAGGTGAAAAAGCCGGAGGTAGGAGATACCGTGCGATTTAAAGGACAGGCTTCGGTGGGAGAGGTTTTGGATATTTCCGGTAAAAGGGCGACTGTCGCTTTCGGGATGATAAAGTCAACTGTAGATCTGGACAAGCTTGAACAAGTTAGCGCCAATCAACTTAAAAAAGAGAAGAGAACATCTAACACACGCGATTTTATGCATGAAAGGAGATTGAATTTCAAGCAGGATATTGATGTTAGAGGAATGCGTGGTGACGAAGCACTGCAGGCCGTGATCTACTTTATTGACGATGCCATACAGCTTGGCGTTTCACGTGTTCGTATTCTACACGGCACCGGGACAGGTGCCCTGCGGCAGATTATAAGGGAGTACCTGGGTAGCGTG